The Sphaerospermopsis torques-reginae ITEP-024 genome has a window encoding:
- a CDS encoding IS1634 family transposase — MQEELLKANKQVAKLEQEELSDKSLTELKVKEITTKLKYHQICEWEITETNKGKTTVYRVKCKLRENQELITQQQNSCGRFILATNILDTQELESEEILKIYKEQQSTERGFRFIKDPLFFADSLFVKNPERVETMMMLMALCLLVYNLGQRQLRMSLKAQKATVKNQLNKPTESPTLRWIFQCFQGIHLLMTQGFQRILNLTESHCHILQFLPTTCQKYYLLS, encoded by the coding sequence ATCCAAGAGGAGTTATTAAAAGCTAACAAACAAGTAGCGAAATTAGAACAGGAAGAATTGTCCGATAAATCTTTGACCGAATTAAAAGTCAAAGAAATAACAACCAAATTAAAATATCATCAAATATGCGAGTGGGAAATTACTGAAACCAATAAAGGGAAAACAACAGTTTATAGAGTGAAATGTAAATTAAGAGAAAATCAGGAGTTAATTACACAACAACAAAACTCTTGTGGCAGATTTATTTTAGCCACCAATATTTTGGATACACAGGAGTTAGAGTCAGAAGAAATCCTCAAAATATATAAAGAACAACAATCTACAGAAAGAGGATTTAGATTTATCAAAGACCCGTTATTTTTCGCGGATAGTCTATTTGTCAAAAATCCTGAAAGAGTAGAGACAATGATGATGTTAATGGCATTATGTCTTTTGGTTTATAATTTAGGACAAAGACAATTAAGAATGTCATTGAAAGCACAAAAAGCTACAGTTAAAAATCAACTGAATAAACCCACAGAATCTCCCACATTAAGATGGATATTTCAATGTTTTCAAGGTATTCATCTTTTGATGACACAAGGATTTCAACGAATTCTTAACTTAACGGAGTCGCATTGTCATATCTTGCAATTCCTACCTACTACTTGTCAAAAATATTATTTATTATCTTAG
- a CDS encoding RnfABCDGE type electron transport complex subunit D, with amino-acid sequence MFPDIRDYQILFLSVFLILGIGTRDWTLRPELILIAIATCLVTQWILSLFISHWSLVTTTANDNKLTFNFRSSLITALGLSLLLRADHWTTMVLAATTAISSKFIFKIGDKHFFNPANFGIISALSLTSDAWVSPGQWGEEWWYGLLFFGTGGMILQKVGRWDTTAAFLSAYSLLEAVRNIWLGWTWDVYLHRLMSGSLILFALFMVTDPRSIPNAPIGRIIWAVCIAIFTFILRNYFFLSTAVFWALFVLAPLTVFLDIIWFSPRFFWQQEN; translated from the coding sequence ATGTTCCCAGATATTCGAGACTATCAAATTCTCTTTCTCAGTGTATTCCTGATTTTAGGAATTGGCACAAGAGATTGGACATTGCGGCCGGAGTTGATTTTAATTGCGATCGCCACTTGTCTAGTCACACAATGGATATTGTCATTATTCATTAGTCATTGGTCATTAGTAACTACCACGGCAAATGACAATAAGTTAACATTTAATTTCCGTAGTTCTTTAATTACTGCTCTGGGACTTAGTTTACTACTACGGGCTGACCATTGGACAACTATGGTTTTAGCCGCAACAACAGCAATAAGTAGCAAATTTATCTTTAAAATAGGTGATAAACATTTCTTCAACCCTGCCAACTTTGGTATTATTTCCGCCTTATCCCTAACTTCTGATGCTTGGGTTTCTCCTGGACAATGGGGAGAAGAATGGTGGTATGGACTATTATTTTTTGGTACAGGAGGAATGATTTTACAAAAAGTTGGTCGTTGGGACACCACCGCAGCTTTTTTAAGTGCATATTCCCTACTGGAAGCTGTGCGTAATATTTGGCTAGGTTGGACTTGGGATGTTTATTTACATCGGTTAATGAGTGGTTCTTTAATACTGTTTGCATTATTTATGGTGACAGATCCCCGATCTATTCCTAACGCTCCCATCGGTCGTATAATTTGGGCAGTTTGTATTGCCATTTTTACCTTTATTTTGCGGAATTATTTCTTTCTTTCTACCGCAGTTTTTTGGGCTTTATTTGTCCTTGCGCCGTTAACTGTTTTCCTAGATATTATTTGGTTTAGTCCGAGATTTTTTTGGCAGCAAGAAAATTAG
- a CDS encoding peroxiredoxin, whose product MSIKVGDTAPDFSLPSQDGSTVSLKDFRDKKAVVLYFYPKDDTPGCTAESCAFRDQYEVFKAAGAEVIGVSGDSSESHQKFAAKYNLPFTLVSDKGDNVRKQYGATTAFGFIPGRVTYVIDQNGIVQYVFDSMFNFKGHVEETLKRLQQLAAR is encoded by the coding sequence ATGTCTATCAAAGTTGGAGATACTGCACCTGATTTTAGTCTACCCTCTCAAGACGGTTCTACCGTCAGTTTAAAGGATTTTCGCGACAAAAAGGCTGTCGTCCTTTACTTTTATCCTAAAGACGACACCCCTGGATGTACTGCGGAATCTTGCGCTTTCCGAGATCAATATGAAGTATTTAAAGCTGCTGGTGCTGAAGTCATCGGCGTAAGTGGTGACTCTAGCGAATCTCATCAGAAGTTTGCAGCCAAGTACAATTTACCTTTTACACTGGTGAGTGATAAAGGCGACAATGTTAGAAAACAATATGGTGCAACTACCGCTTTTGGTTTTATCCCCGGCCGGGTAACTTACGTAATAGACCAAAACGGCATTGTTCAATATGTGTTTGATTCCATGTTTAACTTTAAAGGTCACGTTGAGGAAACCTTGAAAAGGTTACAACAGTTGGCTGCAAGGTGA
- the obgE gene encoding GTPase ObgE produces MQFIDQAVIEVQAGKGGDGIVAFRREKYVPAGGPSGGNGGRGGTVIFVADNNLQTLLDFRYKHIFKAENGERGGPNNCTGANGKDLIIEVPCGTAIYDGEMDALLCDLVEPGQRFRAAEGGKGGLGNQHFLSNSNRAPEYALPGLEGEHKVLRLELKLLAEVGIIGLPNAGKSTLISSLSAARPKIADYPFTTLVPNLGVVKKPTGDGTVFADIPGLIEGASHGAGLGHDFLRHIERTRVLLHLIDATSEDVIGDFHTIQEELKAYGRGLAKRPQILALNKIDAVDRETVDLEALATQLNHLSLAPVFIISAVTRTGLDELMQEIWRVVDEVNALESAEVGV; encoded by the coding sequence ATGCAATTTATCGATCAAGCAGTAATTGAAGTTCAAGCCGGTAAAGGTGGTGATGGTATCGTCGCTTTCCGCAGAGAAAAATACGTTCCCGCCGGTGGTCCTTCTGGTGGTAACGGTGGCAGGGGTGGAACAGTGATTTTTGTTGCTGATAACAACTTACAAACCTTATTAGACTTTAGATATAAACATATATTTAAAGCAGAAAATGGAGAACGTGGTGGTCCTAATAATTGTACAGGTGCTAATGGCAAAGATTTAATAATTGAAGTTCCCTGTGGTACTGCCATTTATGATGGAGAAATGGACGCTTTGTTATGTGATTTAGTTGAACCTGGACAACGTTTTCGCGCTGCTGAAGGTGGCAAAGGTGGTTTAGGAAATCAACATTTTTTAAGTAACAGTAACCGCGCCCCAGAATACGCCTTACCTGGTTTAGAAGGAGAACATAAAGTTTTACGTTTAGAGTTGAAACTGTTAGCAGAAGTGGGAATTATTGGTTTACCAAATGCTGGTAAATCAACTTTAATTTCTTCCTTATCTGCTGCACGTCCGAAAATCGCTGATTATCCTTTTACAACTCTTGTTCCTAATTTGGGAGTAGTGAAAAAACCGACTGGTGATGGTACTGTTTTTGCAGATATTCCCGGTTTAATTGAAGGTGCTTCTCATGGTGCTGGTTTGGGTCATGATTTCTTACGTCATATTGAACGCACTAGGGTTTTATTACATCTAATTGATGCTACAAGTGAAGATGTAATTGGTGATTTCCATACCATTCAAGAAGAATTGAAAGCTTACGGAAGGGGTTTAGCGAAACGTCCGCAAATTTTGGCATTAAATAAAATTGATGCGGTGGATAGGGAAACTGTTGATTTGGAGGCTTTAGCTACACAATTAAATCATCTTTCTTTAGCTCCTGTTTTTATTATTTCGGCTGTAACTCGCACTGGTTTAGATGAGTTGATGCAGGAAATTTGGCGGGTAGTTGATGAAGTTAATGCGCTGGAATCTGCGGAGGTTGGGGTGTAG
- a CDS encoding M23 family metallopeptidase: MTTKAQVINFQDKLQRVGVSSVTKMLMGIFAAVPIALSLPAEALEVQILPEKVQLGDTISVLIEPESGEQPGIPTVTVGEQTYPAFEIAPNKYRAFIPTTPLEEPGVRQVTVSGEGQRQRNLAVYVGDRNFPIQRINLPPGKAGVKATEYELERVKEFKALQTPDKYWDGVFLRPNQGRMTTTYGVRRYYNGKFANDYYHRGLDYAGAAGSAVVAPAAGRVALVGTVSQGFIVHGNVVGIDHGQGVTSIFMHLSRINVKEGDMVKAGQLIGAVGSTGASTGPHLHWGLYVNGKSIDPSSWKTKIID, from the coding sequence ATGACTACCAAAGCTCAAGTTATTAATTTTCAGGATAAGTTACAGCGTGTTGGTGTCAGCAGTGTCACTAAGATGTTAATGGGAATTTTTGCGGCTGTTCCCATAGCACTAAGCTTGCCAGCAGAGGCTTTAGAAGTACAGATTTTACCGGAAAAAGTGCAATTGGGAGATACAATTTCCGTATTAATTGAACCAGAAAGTGGAGAACAGCCTGGTATTCCTACGGTAACAGTTGGAGAACAAACCTATCCAGCCTTTGAAATTGCCCCCAATAAATACCGTGCTTTTATTCCTACCACTCCATTAGAAGAACCAGGAGTAAGACAAGTTACTGTGTCAGGAGAGGGACAGCGACAAAGAAATTTGGCTGTGTACGTAGGCGATCGCAACTTTCCCATCCAACGTATTAATTTACCCCCAGGAAAAGCCGGAGTTAAAGCAACAGAATATGAACTAGAACGAGTTAAAGAGTTTAAAGCCCTACAAACACCTGACAAATATTGGGACGGTGTTTTCCTGAGACCAAATCAAGGACGGATGACCACAACCTATGGTGTAAGGCGCTACTATAATGGTAAATTTGCCAATGATTACTACCATCGAGGACTGGACTACGCTGGTGCAGCAGGTTCAGCCGTAGTTGCCCCAGCAGCAGGAAGAGTGGCTTTAGTAGGCACAGTATCCCAAGGTTTCATAGTTCATGGTAATGTAGTTGGCATTGACCACGGTCAAGGAGTAACCAGCATTTTCATGCACCTCAGTCGGATTAATGTCAAAGAAGGTGATATGGTCAAAGCTGGTCAACTAATTGGTGCAGTAGGTTCTACAGGTGCTTCTACAGGACCTCATCTACACTGGGGTTTATATGTCAATGGAAAATCTATTGATCCCTCATCTTGGAAAACAAAGATAATTGATTAG
- the hpf gene encoding ribosome hibernation-promoting factor, HPF/YfiA family, whose product MKLVIHGKNIEITDAIREYVHQKIEKAVSHFQNITNEVDVHLSVARNPRINTRQAAEVTIYANGNVIRAEESSENLYASIDLVADKISRQLRKYKERRQEHKTQPIPTNEAVVAEPVADLIGDRTPELPGEVVRTKYFSMPPMTVAEAQEQLQLVGHDFYMFRNAETGEINVIYERNHGGYGVIQPRNPNTNGQTNGKNGKTANVAVPEKSKV is encoded by the coding sequence ATGAAGCTTGTCATCCACGGCAAAAATATTGAAATTACCGATGCAATTCGAGAATATGTGCATCAAAAAATTGAAAAAGCAGTTAGTCACTTTCAAAACATTACGAATGAAGTAGATGTCCATTTAAGTGTAGCTCGCAATCCGCGAATTAATACTAGACAAGCGGCTGAAGTCACTATTTATGCTAATGGTAACGTCATCCGTGCGGAGGAAAGCAGCGAGAACTTATATGCAAGTATTGACTTAGTTGCTGATAAAATATCCCGTCAACTGCGAAAATACAAAGAAAGAAGACAAGAACACAAAACCCAGCCTATACCAACTAATGAAGCCGTAGTTGCCGAACCAGTAGCAGATTTAATCGGCGATCGCACTCCTGAACTACCAGGAGAAGTAGTCAGGACTAAGTATTTTTCCATGCCTCCGATGACAGTTGCAGAAGCGCAAGAACAACTGCAACTAGTAGGACACGACTTTTATATGTTCCGTAACGCCGAAACCGGGGAAATTAATGTTATTTACGAACGTAACCACGGCGGCTATGGTGTGATTCAACCCCGCAACCCTAACACTAACGGACAAACTAACGGTAAGAACGGCAAAACCGCCAACGTTGCTGTACCAGAAAAGTCTAAAGTTTGA
- the hisIE gene encoding bifunctional phosphoribosyl-AMP cyclohydrolase/phosphoribosyl-ATP diphosphatase HisIE produces the protein MSSPELLTLQSAIPVEKIRYDDKGLVPAIIQDYLDGTVLMMAWMNQESLQKTLETGETWFWSRSRQEFWHKGATSGHIQKVQSIRYDCDSDALLIGVEQLGDIACHTGERSCFHQVDGKVQPPPADMLSQLFRVICDRRDHPHENSYTCKLLAGGDNKILKKIGEESAEVVMACKDDDAEAIAGEVADLFYHTLVALAHHQVDLKAVYRKLQERRQ, from the coding sequence ATGTCTTCTCCTGAACTGCTAACGCTCCAATCTGCCATCCCTGTGGAAAAAATCCGTTACGATGACAAAGGTTTAGTACCTGCGATTATCCAAGATTATCTAGATGGTACTGTGTTGATGATGGCTTGGATGAATCAGGAGTCTCTGCAAAAGACTTTAGAAACTGGAGAAACTTGGTTTTGGAGTCGTTCCCGTCAGGAGTTTTGGCATAAGGGCGCTACTTCTGGACATATTCAGAAGGTGCAAAGTATTCGTTATGATTGTGATAGTGATGCTTTACTGATTGGTGTGGAGCAGTTGGGAGATATTGCTTGTCACACTGGGGAACGCAGTTGTTTTCATCAGGTTGATGGTAAGGTTCAACCACCTCCAGCAGATATGTTATCTCAGCTATTTCGGGTAATATGCGATCGCCGTGATCATCCTCATGAAAATTCCTATACCTGCAAATTATTGGCTGGTGGTGATAATAAGATTTTGAAAAAGATCGGTGAGGAAAGCGCCGAGGTTGTTATGGCTTGCAAAGATGATGATGCTGAGGCGATCGCTGGGGAAGTTGCGGACCTTTTTTATCATACCCTCGTCGCCTTGGCACATCATCAAGTTGATTTAAAAGCTGTTTATCGGAAATTACAAGAACGCCGTCAATAA
- a CDS encoding ABC transporter permease subunit (The N-terminal region of this protein, as described by TIGR01726, is a three transmembrane segment that identifies a subfamily of ABC transporter permease subunits, which specificities that include histidine, arginine, glutamine, glutamate, L-cystine (sic), the opines (in Agrobacterium) octopine and nopaline, etc.): protein MVKFLLGCWLRWCLVIGLSCCLLASCSVNPSVGKTLRVATEPAFPPFEFQQNGGELQGFSIDLMKAIATAANFQIDFQSLPFDGIIPALQAKTVDVAISSITITQERSKTVDFSRPYFKAGLAIAIRTDNQEINSFESLQNKKIAVQIGTTGAETAKTVPGAQVSSFDSAPLALQELLNGNVDAVINDAPVTLYAINTGNLQGIKVIQQLLTEEFYGIATAKNSPYLSLINQGLTKVLKTGNYQQIYQKWFKSKPPVLPEKTLFANQNAPTLNSFSLILQLLPNLLTGVLVTLQLAIISVFFGLIGGSFIGIVRLSAIKPVQWLARTYIDFFRGTPLLVQIFMIYFGIPALLQELGFTLSLNRLVAGVMALSLNSAAYIAEIVRAGIQSIEIGQTEAARSLGLNSVQTMRHVIFPQAFRRMIPPLGNEFISLLKDTSLVAVIGFEELFRKGQLIVAENYRAFEIYAAVAVIYLCLTLVSSQAVSRLEAWMNPGKKPNVKI from the coding sequence ATGGTAAAATTTTTACTTGGGTGTTGGTTGCGTTGGTGTTTAGTAATAGGTTTAAGTTGCTGCCTATTAGCTAGTTGTAGTGTGAATCCTAGTGTGGGAAAAACTCTGCGAGTAGCGACTGAACCAGCATTTCCACCGTTTGAGTTTCAACAGAATGGGGGAGAGTTACAGGGTTTTTCCATTGATTTAATGAAAGCGATCGCAACTGCGGCTAATTTCCAGATAGATTTTCAAAGTTTACCTTTTGATGGCATCATTCCCGCACTGCAAGCTAAAACCGTAGATGTGGCTATTAGTTCAATTACCATAACTCAAGAAAGGTCAAAAACTGTAGATTTTTCTCGTCCTTATTTTAAAGCTGGGTTAGCGATAGCTATTCGCACAGATAACCAAGAAATTAATAGTTTTGAAAGTCTACAAAATAAAAAAATCGCCGTTCAAATTGGTACAACAGGAGCAGAAACAGCTAAAACTGTACCTGGGGCGCAAGTGAGCAGTTTTGATTCTGCACCGTTAGCATTACAAGAATTACTAAATGGAAATGTAGACGCAGTTATTAACGATGCACCTGTTACATTATACGCCATTAATACAGGTAATCTCCAAGGAATCAAAGTCATACAACAATTACTCACCGAGGAATTTTACGGAATTGCTACAGCTAAAAATTCCCCTTATTTATCTTTAATCAATCAAGGTTTAACAAAAGTATTAAAAACCGGAAATTATCAACAAATTTACCAAAAATGGTTTAAGTCAAAACCGCCAGTATTACCAGAAAAAACACTATTTGCAAATCAAAACGCCCCTACTTTAAATTCTTTTAGCTTAATATTGCAATTATTACCGAATTTATTAACTGGTGTTTTGGTGACATTGCAACTAGCAATTATATCAGTTTTCTTTGGTTTAATTGGTGGTTCATTCATAGGAATTGTTCGCCTTTCGGCAATTAAACCTGTGCAATGGTTAGCCAGGACTTATATAGATTTTTTCCGAGGTACACCTTTATTAGTGCAGATTTTTATGATTTACTTTGGTATACCTGCACTTTTGCAAGAATTGGGTTTTACTTTATCATTAAATCGCCTTGTTGCGGGAGTCATGGCTTTAAGTTTAAATAGTGCTGCTTACATTGCAGAAATTGTTAGGGCTGGGATTCAATCAATAGAAATTGGACAAACAGAAGCAGCCAGATCACTGGGTTTAAATTCTGTACAAACTATGCGTCATGTAATTTTTCCCCAAGCCTTTCGGCGCATGATTCCCCCTTTAGGTAATGAATTTATTAGTTTATTAAAAGATACCAGTTTAGTTGCAGTAATTGGTTTTGAAGAACTGTTTAGAAAAGGACAGTTAATAGTTGCAGAAAATTATCGCGCCTTTGAAATTTACGCAGCGGTAGCGGTGATTTATTTATGTTTAACCTTGGTTTCTTCTCAAGCTGTTAGTCGGTTAGAAGCGTGGATGAATCCGGGAAAAAAGCCAAATGTAAAGATTTAA
- the lipB gene encoding lipoyl(octanoyl) transferase LipB — protein MIHTHTHHKHRCFLYNKELMPYVDALEWQRSLLKERINNPDLEDVLILLEHPPVYTLGQGANPEFLKFDLDNSEYNVHRVERGGEVTYHCPGQLVGYPILNLQRYRQDLHWYLRQLEEVLIRVLANYGLQGERIPGFTGVWLEGRKVAAIGIKVSRWVTMHGFSLNVCPDMTGFNRIVPCGITDKPVGSLAEWIPGIKCLEVRSCIAQSFSEVFGVELIDCHYQ, from the coding sequence ATGATCCATACTCATACACATCACAAGCACCGCTGTTTTTTGTATAACAAAGAATTAATGCCTTATGTAGATGCTCTTGAATGGCAGCGATCGCTACTTAAAGAACGCATCAACAACCCCGATCTCGAAGATGTACTAATTCTGTTGGAACATCCGCCAGTTTACACTTTAGGACAAGGTGCAAACCCGGAATTTCTCAAATTTGACCTTGACAACAGTGAATATAATGTGCATCGAGTTGAAAGAGGTGGCGAAGTTACTTATCATTGTCCTGGGCAACTGGTAGGGTATCCAATCTTAAATCTGCAACGTTATCGTCAAGACTTGCATTGGTACTTGCGCCAACTTGAGGAAGTATTAATTCGTGTTTTAGCAAATTATGGTTTACAGGGAGAACGCATTCCTGGTTTTACAGGTGTGTGGTTAGAAGGAAGGAAAGTGGCAGCCATAGGCATTAAAGTTAGTCGTTGGGTGACTATGCACGGTTTTTCTTTAAATGTTTGTCCTGATATGACAGGATTTAATCGCATTGTACCCTGTGGTATTACTGATAAGCCTGTTGGCAGTTTAGCAGAATGGATTCCCGGTATCAAATGTTTAGAAGTCCGTTCTTGTATAGCTCAGTCATTTTCCGAGGTTTTTGGCGTGGAATTAATAGATTGCCATTATCAATAA
- the hemL gene encoding glutamate-1-semialdehyde 2,1-aminomutase, which translates to MVNTTIKTTKSQEIFTAAQNLMPGGVSSPVRAFKSVGGQPIVFDRVNGAYIWDVDGNKYIDYVGTWGPAICGHAHPEVISALHAALEKGTSFGAPCVLENVLAEMVIDAVPSIEMVRFVNSGTEACMAVLRLMRAFTNREKIIKFEGCYHGHADMFLVKAGSGVATLGLPDSPGVPKSATSSTLTAPYNDLEAVKALFEENRDQIAGVILEPVVGNAGFIPPDAGFLEGLRELTHEHGALLVFDEVMTGFRIAYGGAQEKFGITPDLTTMGKVIGGGLPVGAYGGRRDIMSMIAPAGPVYQAGTLSGNPLAMTAGIKTLELLQKPGTYEQLERITKKLADGLLKVAQETGHAACGGSISAMFGLFFTSGPVHNYEDAKKADTAKFGRFHRGMLERGIYLAPSQFEAGFTSLAHTDEDIEQTLVAAKDVLSSL; encoded by the coding sequence TTGGTAAACACCACAATTAAAACCACAAAATCACAAGAAATCTTTACTGCTGCTCAAAATCTCATGCCAGGAGGCGTTAGTTCTCCCGTGCGTGCTTTTAAATCAGTTGGTGGACAACCTATAGTATTTGACCGCGTTAACGGAGCATATATTTGGGATGTAGACGGCAACAAATACATCGACTATGTGGGTACTTGGGGTCCTGCTATTTGTGGCCATGCTCATCCAGAAGTAATCAGCGCATTACACGCAGCTTTAGAAAAAGGTACTAGCTTTGGCGCTCCTTGTGTACTAGAAAATGTCTTAGCAGAAATGGTAATAGATGCAGTTCCTAGCATCGAAATGGTAAGATTTGTTAACTCTGGAACAGAAGCCTGTATGGCCGTCCTCCGGTTGATGCGAGCTTTCACCAACCGCGAAAAAATCATTAAATTTGAAGGTTGCTATCACGGCCACGCTGATATGTTCCTGGTTAAAGCCGGTTCTGGTGTAGCTACACTCGGTTTACCCGACTCCCCAGGAGTACCTAAATCTGCAACTAGCAGTACCTTAACTGCGCCTTACAATGATTTAGAAGCTGTCAAAGCTTTATTTGAAGAAAACCGTGATCAAATAGCTGGTGTTATTCTTGAACCTGTTGTTGGTAATGCAGGTTTTATTCCTCCCGATGCTGGTTTCTTGGAAGGTTTACGGGAACTTACCCACGAACATGGAGCTTTATTGGTATTTGATGAAGTGATGACAGGCTTCCGTATTGCTTACGGTGGCGCTCAAGAGAAGTTTGGCATCACTCCCGATTTAACCACAATGGGTAAAGTCATCGGTGGAGGCTTACCTGTGGGAGCTTATGGTGGTCGCCGCGATATCATGTCAATGATTGCCCCAGCAGGTCCTGTATATCAAGCTGGTACTCTTTCTGGAAATCCCCTAGCTATGACTGCGGGAATCAAAACCCTAGAATTACTACAAAAACCAGGCACTTATGAACAGCTAGAACGCATCACCAAAAAACTAGCTGATGGTTTGCTCAAAGTTGCTCAAGAAACAGGCCATGCAGCTTGTGGTGGTAGTATTAGCGCCATGTTTGGTTTATTTTTCACTAGTGGTCCAGTTCACAACTACGAAGATGCGAAAAAAGCTGATACAGCGAAGTTTGGCAGATTCCATCGTGGGATGTTAGAGCGTGGTATTTACTTAGCACCATCTCAGTTTGAAGCTGGGTTTACTTCTTTAGCTCACACAGATGAAGATATTGAACAAACTTTAGTCGCTGCAAAGGACGTGCTTTCTAGTCTCTAA
- a CDS encoding DUF2330 domain-containing protein: protein MKKFRLFIPLIIALLAVLSFAPTALAFCGFYVAKADTKLYNQASQVVMARDGNKTVLTMANDFQGDVKDFAVVVPVPTVIKEEQVRVAQPNIVERLDAFSAPRLVEYFDEDPCSPQIRPQSMLAPTAAARGGSSEEKAMADNSLGVTVEARFNVGEYDILILSAKESNGLETWLNRNGYKIPRGANQLLKPYIRSSMKFFVAKVNLDKFEESGYQFIRPLQIAYESPKFMLPIRLGMINANNEQDLIVYILSPQGQAEVTNYRTVKIPSNMNIPVFVKNEFGDFYKSMFQTSYTKEDKKVAFLEYAWDMGNCDPCSAQPLNTEELKQAGVFWLDNHGNNNNRIAPGFGFPFSNNNVYITRLHVRYTRNKFPEDLMFQTTSNRESFQGRYVLQHPFTGNLQCSAGREYKRSLSRRFEQEAQTLAQLTNWNIQNIRQKMKLTVGNISTSWWENFLMFLGL from the coding sequence ATGAAAAAATTTCGTTTATTCATTCCCTTAATCATAGCACTTTTAGCTGTTTTATCTTTTGCCCCTACAGCTTTAGCTTTTTGTGGTTTTTATGTTGCTAAGGCTGATACTAAATTATATAACCAAGCTTCTCAAGTAGTCATGGCGCGAGATGGTAATAAAACAGTATTAACAATGGCTAATGATTTTCAAGGAGATGTGAAAGATTTTGCAGTTGTCGTACCTGTTCCCACAGTTATCAAAGAGGAACAAGTGCGGGTTGCTCAACCTAATATTGTTGAAAGATTAGATGCTTTTAGCGCCCCTAGATTGGTAGAATATTTTGATGAAGATCCTTGTTCTCCACAAATAAGACCACAGTCAATGTTAGCACCAACTGCTGCTGCCAGAGGTGGAAGTTCTGAAGAAAAAGCAATGGCAGATAACAGTTTGGGTGTGACTGTTGAGGCGCGGTTTAATGTGGGTGAATATGATATTTTGATCCTCAGTGCTAAAGAATCTAATGGTTTGGAAACTTGGTTAAATCGCAATGGTTATAAAATTCCCAGAGGTGCAAATCAATTATTAAAACCTTACATTCGTTCCTCTATGAAGTTCTTTGTTGCTAAAGTTAATTTAGATAAATTTGAGGAATCAGGTTATCAATTTATTAGACCTTTACAAATTGCTTATGAATCACCCAAATTTATGTTACCCATTCGTTTGGGTATGATTAATGCCAATAATGAACAAGATTTGATTGTTTATATTCTCTCACCTCAAGGACAAGCAGAAGTTACTAACTACCGCACAGTAAAAATTCCTTCTAATATGAATATTCCTGTGTTTGTGAAAAACGAATTTGGGGATTTTTATAAATCTATGTTCCAAACTTCTTATACCAAAGAAGATAAAAAAGTAGCATTTTTAGAATATGCTTGGGATATGGGTAATTGTGATCCTTGTTCTGCTCAACCTCTGAATACTGAAGAACTTAAACAAGCTGGTGTGTTTTGGTTAGATAATCATGGTAATAACAATAATAGAATCGCACCAGGTTTTGGTTTTCCGTTTTCTAATAATAATGTTTACATCACTCGTTTGCACGTCCGCTATACTCGCAATAAGTTCCCTGAAGATTTGATGTTTCAAACAACTTCTAACCGGGAATCTTTTCAAGGACGTTATGTGTTACAACATCCGTTTACAGGTAATTTACAATGTTCTGCGGGGAGAGAATATAAACGTTCGTTATCCCGACGGTTTGAACAAGAAGCACAAACTTTAGCACAGTTAACGAATTGGAATATTCAAAACATTCGTCAAAAAATGAAACTGACTGTGGGAAATATCTCAACTTCTTGGTGGGAAAATTTCCTGATGTTTCTAGGATTATAA
- a CDS encoding metallothionein: MTTVNQMKCACPSCLCIVSLEKAILKDGKYYCSDGCAEGHQTVKGCGHKGCGC, translated from the coding sequence ATGACTACGGTAAATCAGATGAAATGTGCTTGTCCGAGTTGCTTGTGTATAGTTTCCCTGGAAAAAGCCATCCTCAAAGATGGTAAATACTATTGTTCTGATGGCTGTGCTGAAGGGCATCAAACTGTCAAAGGTTGTGGACATAAAGGATGCGGTTGTTAA